Proteins encoded together in one Penaeus vannamei isolate JL-2024 chromosome 11, ASM4276789v1, whole genome shotgun sequence window:
- the mtSSB gene encoding single-stranded DNA-binding protein, mitochondrial, which translates to MLKNAVAIACKYGLPGMKARPLHTATANLFENDMQTQKVERLEKTINQVMLLGRVGADPEKRGTEQHPVVTFSIATHTNYRKGEDLIQQTDWHRIAVFKPYLRETVYRYLTKGQRVLVQGRLGYLERRDPENNSIVMKSATIVADDVVFFNKGEGNTGIY; encoded by the exons ATGCTGAAGAATGCG GTAGCAATTGCCTGTAAGTATGGGCTTCCTGGCATGAAAGCTCGGCCACTACACACAGCCACCGCCAACTTGTTTGAAAATGACATGCAGACACAGAAAGTTGAAAGGCTGGAAAAAA CAATAAACCAAGTGATGCTTCTAGGTAGAGTTGGGGCAGATCCAGAGAAACGGGGCACGGAACAACACCCAGTTGTCACTTTTTCCATAGCCACACACACCAACTACCGCAAGGGAGAAG ACCTCATTCAGCAAACTGACTGGCACCGTATTGCAGTTTTCAAGCCATACCTTCGTGAGACAGTTTACCGCTACCTGACCAAAGGCCAGAGAGTGTTGGTTCAAGGGCGGCTTGGTTACCTGGAGCGAAGAGACCCAGAAAATAATTCTATCGTTATGAAGTCAGCGACAattgttgctgatgatgttgttttCTTTAATAAGGGGGAGGGTAATACAGGGATCTATTAG
- the LOC113815266 gene encoding transmembrane protein 230 translates to MVRKDANSYPSAKYQKLCQEDDGFVDAQFKTKAQRIPWKAIGYALVLFSAGTLLLVIGSLLVTGYIEEKYADRTWPVIILGALMFIPGAYHSYIAYYAFRGYEGFSFDDIPSFEDE, encoded by the exons ATGGTGCGCAAGGATGCTAATTCATACCCTTCAGCCAAATACCAGAAGCTCTGTCAGGAGGACGATGGTTTTGTCGATGCTCAGTTTAAG ACAAAGGCACAGCGCATTCCCTGGAAAGCCATTGGGTACGCGCTTGTGTTGTTCTCGGCTGGCACCCTTCTGCTGGTGATTGGGAGTCTCCTTGTCACTGGCTACATTGAGGAGAAGTATGCAGACCGCACATGGCCCGTTATCATCCTGGGGGCACTCATGTTTATCCCAGGGGCCTACCACTCCTACATCGCCTACTATGCCTTCCGAGGTTATGAAGGATTCTCCTTTGACGACATACCATCCTTTGAGGATGAGTAG